From the genome of Rhodothermales bacterium:
CGATAGCTGACTCCTCAAGGCCGTAGCCCAGCTCGCCCACGGCAAGGCGTTCTTCGTCCTTTCCAAGCAGGAACCTCTCGAGCACGCGTGCACTGTTGACGCGTCCTCTTTCATCGACGAGGACCTCCACCACGACCTCCGCGCGAATCTTCTTCCGCTGGGCTTCCCGCGTATACTCGGGTTCGACAATCCGAACCGGCCTGGGTTCGATCAGGTCCGGAAGTCCCGATGCCGCTGCCTCCGGGATGTCCGGACTCACCCCGTCGTCTTCGCTGAACGCGAGGAAGTCATCCGGCAGGTCGAGCACGAGATCGTCGTCGATCTCTTCATCTGACACTACGACATCGAGAATGGGAGGCGGCGGTGGCGGCTTCTCAGCTCGCTGCCGCGTCTGAACGATCTCCTCGATCTCGATCGTTTCCTGTCCGGCCGACCGGTAGTCGGGTCGGGTGTTGTCGTCGGGGTTGGGGAGAGGCCACAGGTTGACAAGGCCGCCGGCAAACA
Proteins encoded in this window:
- a CDS encoding energy transducer TonB, which gives rise to MASRRRHTDLKAGYAIRAQACLAAALLFAGGLVNLWPLPNPDDNTRPDYRSAGQETIEIEEIVQTRQRAEKPPPPPPILDVVVSDEEIDDDLVLDLPDDFLAFSEDDGVSPDIPEAAASGLPDLIEPRPVRIVEPEYTREAQRKKIRAEVVVEVLVDERGRVNSARVLERFLLGKDEERLAVGELGYGLEESAIDAARRCMFRPARFGGETVRGYKTLRFSFGV